A window from Pokkaliibacter sp. MBI-7 encodes these proteins:
- a CDS encoding glutathione S-transferase has translation MIIVHHLENSRSLRILWLLEELGLDYDIRLYRRDPQTMAAPDSLKAIHPLGKAPIISDGELVIAESGAIIEYLLDRYDDGRLRPGSGQPLLDYRYWLHFAEGSLMPLLVMKLIFTRMPENPMPFFVRPVARGLSSKVQEIFLTPRLLPQLALINDTLAQRPWFTGEQLSGADIQMSFPLQAASSRADLSDYPHIGRFLSRVTEQPAYQRALARGGKLTPLG, from the coding sequence ATGATCATCGTTCACCATCTGGAAAACTCCCGCTCCCTGCGCATTCTGTGGCTACTGGAGGAGCTGGGGCTGGATTACGACATTCGCCTCTACCGCCGTGATCCCCAGACCATGGCCGCCCCCGACAGCCTCAAGGCCATACACCCGCTGGGCAAGGCGCCGATTATCAGTGACGGTGAACTGGTGATCGCCGAGTCCGGTGCCATTATCGAATATCTGCTGGATCGTTATGACGATGGACGTCTGCGCCCAGGATCGGGGCAGCCGCTGCTGGATTACCGCTACTGGCTGCACTTTGCCGAGGGCTCACTGATGCCACTGCTGGTGATGAAGCTGATCTTCACCCGCATGCCTGAAAACCCCATGCCCTTCTTTGTTCGCCCGGTCGCCCGCGGCCTGAGCAGCAAGGTGCAGGAGATCTTCCTGACGCCACGCCTGCTGCCACAGCTGGCACTGATCAACGACACGCTGGCGCAGCGCCCGTGGTTTACCGGCGAGCAACTGAGCGGTGCAGACATCCAGATGAGCTTTCCCCTGCAGGCGGCCAGCAGCCGGGCCGATCTCAGCGACTATCCTCATATTGGCCGCTTTCTCAGCCGCGTCACGGAGCAGCCCGCCTATCAGCGCGCCCTTGCCCGCGGCGGCAAGCTAACTCCGCTGGGCTGA
- a CDS encoding LysR substrate-binding domain-containing protein, whose amino-acid sequence MRLRHIEIFQAIMQTGSVSGAAQLLHISQPAVTKALQHAELQLGFALFQRVKGKLVASEEAKMLEPEVAQVFESLRRVQQLAENLRQPLERPLRLLVIPTLAQYLLPQVVPLWHQRSRQPLSIATQHSREMVQKLVLQEADMGITFHPVAHPNLLMKPLLQGALRVIARPGYWTEEELQQPCSLSLLAGQPLIGFDSHDPMSGLLNSHLQQLQPPPQIQTRVQNYQLACTLVEAGQGLAIVDPFTLIGSPLPGRPLEPRISITLYALCRLEDADQPALQLWLECLTRVVKQALAPGSAQRS is encoded by the coding sequence ATGCGCTTGCGCCATATCGAGATTTTTCAGGCCATTATGCAAACCGGCTCGGTCAGCGGTGCAGCCCAGCTGCTGCATATCTCCCAGCCAGCGGTGACCAAGGCATTGCAGCATGCTGAGCTGCAACTGGGCTTTGCGCTGTTTCAGCGGGTCAAGGGCAAGCTGGTCGCCAGCGAAGAGGCGAAGATGCTGGAGCCGGAAGTGGCGCAGGTATTCGAGTCATTGCGGCGGGTACAGCAGCTGGCTGAGAATCTGCGTCAGCCTCTGGAGCGGCCTTTGCGCCTGCTGGTGATTCCCACGCTGGCGCAGTATCTGCTGCCGCAGGTGGTGCCGCTCTGGCATCAGCGCAGTCGCCAGCCGCTCAGCATTGCGACTCAGCACAGCCGCGAGATGGTGCAGAAGCTGGTGCTGCAGGAAGCCGACATGGGCATTACCTTCCATCCGGTGGCCCATCCCAACCTGCTGATGAAACCGCTGCTGCAGGGGGCGCTGCGGGTCATTGCCCGTCCCGGATACTGGACAGAGGAGGAGCTGCAGCAACCCTGCAGCCTGTCGTTACTGGCGGGGCAGCCCCTGATTGGCTTCGATAGTCATGATCCGATGAGCGGACTGCTTAACAGTCATCTGCAGCAGCTGCAACCGCCACCACAGATTCAGACCCGGGTGCAGAACTATCAGCTGGCCTGCACTCTGGTAGAAGCCGGGCAGGGGCTGGCCATTGTTGACCCCTTCACGCTGATTGGCTCACCGCTGCCAGGCCGTCCACTGGAACCCAGAATCAGTATTACCCTCTATGCCCTGTGCCGGCTGGAAGATGCGGATCAGCCTGCTCTGCAGCTTTGGCTGGAGTGCCTGACTCGCGTGGTTAAACAGGCTCTGGCGCCTGGCTCAGCCCAGCGGAGTTAG
- a CDS encoding D-amino acid dehydrogenase, whose product MTSFSATQAHFPIMSSHCLIIGAGVIGLTTAYALLQRGHRVTLLDACREVGMGTSYANGGQLSYRYVAPLADAGVPLQALGWMLNRDSPLTFRPQLDLQQWRWCAAFIAACRRSVNQRNGQRLLQLALLSQQQLHLWQAQSPLADFSWRCNGKLVVYRRPQALSRAAASLVAPDSQQVLNRQQLLALEPSLAGMAEQLSGAIFTPGDEVGDCHLFCQALLGYLQQQTHFQLLEQCPVTALTQHAGQIQAIETDLGPLQADHYILTAGMGSYELAGALGLRLPLYPLKGYSLTLPLAEEAVAPHISVTDYERKMVYARLPATGTLPQRLRVAAMVDIGVQDTLITPRRIQSLRQQATASFPAAGDFAQAHSWAGLRPATPTGLPVIGATRWGNLWLNIGHGALGFTLACGSATLLAEQLSGQPASISLDGLTLGY is encoded by the coding sequence ATGACGTCATTCTCGGCAACGCAGGCCCATTTCCCCATCATGTCTTCACATTGCCTGATCATTGGTGCAGGTGTTATCGGCCTGACCACCGCTTATGCCCTGCTGCAACGCGGCCACCGCGTCACGCTGCTAGATGCCTGCCGCGAGGTCGGCATGGGCACCAGCTACGCCAACGGTGGCCAGCTCAGCTACCGCTATGTAGCGCCACTGGCCGATGCCGGCGTACCGCTGCAGGCACTGGGCTGGATGCTGAACCGCGATTCCCCGCTGACCTTTCGCCCCCAGCTCGACCTGCAACAGTGGCGCTGGTGTGCCGCCTTCATTGCCGCCTGCCGGCGCTCGGTCAATCAGCGCAATGGCCAGCGGCTGCTGCAACTGGCACTGCTCAGTCAGCAGCAACTGCATCTCTGGCAGGCGCAGTCACCACTGGCGGATTTCAGCTGGCGCTGTAACGGCAAGCTGGTGGTCTACCGGCGGCCACAGGCCCTCTCCCGGGCCGCCGCCAGCCTGGTCGCACCCGACAGTCAGCAGGTGCTGAACCGGCAGCAACTGCTGGCGCTTGAGCCCAGTCTGGCGGGTATGGCAGAGCAGCTGAGCGGGGCGATCTTTACGCCGGGCGACGAAGTCGGCGACTGCCATCTGTTCTGTCAGGCATTGCTTGGCTACCTGCAGCAACAGACTCATTTTCAACTGTTAGAACAATGCCCCGTGACTGCGCTGACTCAGCACGCGGGGCAGATTCAGGCAATTGAGACCGACCTCGGCCCGTTACAGGCGGATCACTATATTCTGACTGCCGGGATGGGCAGCTATGAACTGGCCGGAGCGCTCGGCTTACGTCTGCCGCTCTACCCGCTGAAAGGCTACAGCCTCACGCTGCCACTGGCTGAAGAGGCAGTCGCACCGCACATCAGCGTGACTGACTACGAACGGAAAATGGTCTATGCCCGTCTGCCCGCTACCGGCACCCTGCCGCAGCGCCTGCGCGTTGCGGCCATGGTGGATATCGGTGTACAGGACACCCTGATCACCCCACGACGCATCCAGAGTCTGCGCCAGCAGGCCACGGCCAGCTTCCCGGCAGCGGGCGACTTCGCGCAAGCTCATAGCTGGGCAGGCCTGCGTCCGGCCACACCGACCGGCCTGCCCGTCATCGGCGCCACACGCTGGGGCAACCTGTGGCTGAATATCGGTCACGGTGCTTTGGGTTTTACCCTGGCCTGTGGCAGCGCCACCCTGCTGGCTGAGCAGCTCAGCGGACAACCCGCCAGCATATCGCTGGATGGTCTGACGCTCGGGTACTGA
- a CDS encoding DMT family transporter has protein sequence MKSSQWHGYGYLALAMMMVGSTVIASRLIATGLPPFTATAARFAMALPIFLLLMKLTATPWPRPRRHDAWVLICQAGAGSVAYTVLLISGMAHTSAANAGVISGTLPAVTGLVAMVLLREKPGRSTWLAVALSSLGVMLLLVPAQQGSAQAGSLYGDGLILAAMVAEALFILLNQRLQQPIPPLALSTLMSALGLLLTAIPALAERPWTLAPIPQAWWAVLYYAVVPTVMGFCLWYAGSARIRGCAAAPFTAVAPLTTVLLAALWLDEPILLWQWLGMGCVLMAILTGPLLAWYRRSGEPVQARYE, from the coding sequence ATGAAGAGCTCACAGTGGCACGGTTACGGTTATCTGGCACTGGCCATGATGATGGTGGGGAGTACGGTGATAGCCAGTCGGCTGATTGCTACCGGGCTGCCTCCCTTTACCGCAACGGCGGCACGATTTGCCATGGCCCTGCCGATCTTTCTGCTGCTGATGAAGCTGACCGCCACGCCATGGCCACGCCCTCGTCGTCATGATGCCTGGGTGCTGATCTGTCAGGCAGGGGCGGGCAGTGTGGCCTACACCGTGCTGCTGATCAGTGGCATGGCGCACACTTCTGCCGCCAATGCCGGGGTGATCAGCGGTACCCTTCCGGCTGTTACCGGGCTGGTCGCCATGGTATTGCTGCGGGAGAAACCGGGGCGCAGCACCTGGCTGGCGGTGGCTCTGAGCTCACTGGGGGTCATGCTGTTACTGGTGCCTGCCCAACAGGGCTCTGCGCAGGCGGGCAGTCTTTACGGTGATGGGCTGATACTGGCGGCCATGGTCGCAGAGGCCCTGTTCATCCTGCTCAATCAACGTCTGCAGCAACCCATTCCCCCGCTGGCCTTATCGACCCTGATGAGCGCATTGGGATTGCTGCTGACGGCGATACCGGCACTGGCCGAGCGACCCTGGACGCTGGCGCCCATACCGCAGGCCTGGTGGGCAGTGCTGTACTATGCCGTGGTGCCGACAGTGATGGGCTTCTGCCTGTGGTATGCCGGCAGCGCTCGTATTCGCGGCTGTGCCGCCGCCCCCTTTACTGCCGTTGCACCGCTGACCACGGTGCTGCTGGCGGCGTTGTGGCTGGACGAGCCGATCCTGCTCTGGCAGTGGCTGGGCATGGGCTGTGTGCTGATGGCGATCCTGACGGGGCCGCTGCTGGCATGGTACCGGCGCTCAGGCGAGCCTGTTCAGGCGCGCTATGAGTAA
- a CDS encoding AraC family transcriptional regulator, which produces MSQHQLRMLPSLLADTQAMVIDSNRHYPRHSHDQYGIGLIHRGAQRSASGCGRVEAGPGELIMVNPGEVHDGVPLAEEGRQWSMLYFEPSLLHELASELELPFSAELSLVRPVAQDQRLRQQFVQLFQRVTSVRQAHQAQVDVAARLAAEESAVSTLVYLLAHHSQARPLMPASATVEQVRQRLADEPLQAPSLHELAAMVGVSRFNLIRSFNKALGLSPHAYLLQQRLHLARRLLLSGHKPVDAALAAGFADQSHMTRLFRRQYGITPGLYGQIGSQS; this is translated from the coding sequence GTGAGTCAACATCAGCTCAGGATGCTGCCTTCCTTGCTGGCAGACACGCAGGCGATGGTCATCGACAGCAACCGCCATTACCCCCGTCATAGTCATGACCAGTACGGCATCGGACTGATTCATCGCGGTGCCCAGCGTTCTGCCAGTGGCTGCGGCAGGGTGGAGGCCGGCCCCGGTGAACTGATCATGGTGAATCCGGGCGAAGTGCATGATGGTGTGCCACTGGCCGAAGAAGGGCGGCAGTGGAGCATGCTGTATTTTGAGCCGTCGCTACTGCATGAGCTGGCCAGTGAGCTGGAACTGCCCTTTTCTGCCGAACTCAGTCTGGTGCGGCCTGTCGCCCAGGATCAGCGCCTGCGGCAGCAGTTTGTTCAACTGTTTCAGCGAGTCACGTCGGTCAGACAGGCGCATCAGGCACAGGTGGATGTGGCCGCTCGTCTTGCCGCAGAGGAGAGTGCGGTCTCTACGCTGGTCTACCTGCTGGCACACCATAGTCAGGCCAGACCGCTGATGCCAGCCTCTGCCACGGTGGAGCAGGTCCGTCAGCGGCTGGCTGATGAGCCGCTGCAGGCACCTTCACTGCACGAGCTGGCCGCGATGGTGGGCGTCAGCCGCTTCAATCTGATTCGCAGTTTCAACAAGGCACTGGGGCTGTCGCCTCATGCCTATCTGCTGCAGCAGCGCCTGCATCTTGCCCGCCGTCTGTTGCTGAGTGGCCATAAACCTGTGGATGCCGCACTGGCGGCAGGGTTTGCCGACCAGAGCCATATGACCCGGTTGTTTCGGCGCCAGTACGGTATTACACCGGGCCTGTATGGGCAGATCGGCAGCCAGTCCTGA
- the leuA gene encoding 2-isopropylmalate synthase, whose translation MSYDHRKYRPAPTINMPDRQWPNQVLTKAPLWCAVDLRDGNQALVEPMTVAQKLQMWDLMMRIGFKHVEVGFPAASQPDFDFVRELIDNNLIPEDVTIQVLVQAREDLIARTYQALEGSKQAIVHVYNSVNPTQRQYVFNTDKDGVKAIAVQGARWVREYSKRYPHTEWSFQYSPESFSSTEVDFAVEVCDAVIDEWRETGRPMIINLPATVEVSTPNVFADQVEWFCRNMRGRKDVSISIHTHNDRGCGVAAAELAVLAGADRIEGTLLGNGERTGNMDIVTMAMNLYSQGIDPELDLSDMDAIVSTVSACTQIALHPRHPYAGELVYTAFSGSHQDAIRKSLVAEKPDHYWDVAYLPIDPADLGRSYEAVIRINSQSGKGGVTYLLERDLGLQLPRWLQIDFSRRVQAEAEASSSEISPDQIRSLFERHYLQPAHGYQVKRFQLDQDQQESLRVELQTPNGAVHIAGEGEGAITALANAWERETGIRIDVLDYSEHALTEGTESRAAAYILLAVEGQRMCGVAIGRDVVNASLQAVINAAAQVPSLRKIA comes from the coding sequence ATGAGTTACGACCATCGCAAATACCGCCCCGCACCAACCATCAACATGCCTGATCGTCAGTGGCCTAATCAGGTCCTGACCAAGGCGCCGCTATGGTGCGCGGTTGACCTGCGCGATGGTAACCAGGCGCTGGTTGAACCCATGACCGTTGCACAAAAGCTGCAGATGTGGGACCTGATGATGCGCATCGGGTTCAAACATGTGGAAGTGGGATTTCCTGCGGCCTCTCAGCCTGACTTCGACTTTGTCCGTGAACTGATCGACAACAACCTGATTCCCGAAGACGTGACCATTCAGGTACTGGTTCAGGCTCGCGAAGACCTGATCGCCCGTACCTATCAGGCGCTGGAAGGTTCTAAGCAGGCCATCGTGCATGTTTACAACTCAGTCAACCCCACTCAGCGCCAGTACGTGTTCAATACTGACAAAGATGGCGTCAAAGCCATTGCAGTGCAGGGCGCACGCTGGGTGCGTGAGTATTCAAAACGTTATCCGCACACTGAATGGAGTTTCCAGTATTCACCGGAAAGCTTCAGCAGCACCGAAGTCGATTTTGCGGTGGAAGTCTGTGATGCGGTGATTGATGAGTGGCGCGAAACCGGCCGTCCGATGATCATCAACCTGCCCGCGACCGTCGAAGTGAGTACGCCTAACGTATTCGCGGATCAGGTCGAATGGTTCTGCCGTAACATGCGTGGCCGCAAGGATGTCAGCATTTCCATTCACACCCATAACGACCGCGGCTGCGGTGTTGCAGCGGCAGAGCTGGCAGTACTGGCGGGTGCTGATCGTATCGAGGGCACTCTGCTCGGCAACGGTGAGCGTACCGGCAACATGGATATCGTCACTATGGCGATGAACCTGTACAGCCAGGGCATTGATCCTGAACTGGATCTGTCTGACATGGATGCCATCGTATCAACCGTCAGTGCCTGCACCCAGATTGCTCTGCATCCGCGTCATCCCTATGCAGGTGAACTGGTGTACACAGCCTTCTCCGGCAGCCATCAGGATGCGATACGCAAGTCGCTGGTGGCCGAGAAGCCTGATCACTACTGGGATGTGGCCTATCTGCCCATCGATCCTGCTGACCTCGGTCGCAGCTATGAGGCGGTGATCCGTATCAACAGCCAGTCCGGTAAAGGCGGCGTGACCTACCTCCTTGAGCGTGATCTTGGCTTGCAGTTGCCACGCTGGTTGCAGATCGATTTCAGCCGCCGCGTTCAGGCCGAAGCCGAAGCGAGCTCCAGTGAGATCAGCCCGGATCAGATTCGCAGCCTGTTCGAGCGCCATTACCTGCAGCCTGCCCATGGCTATCAGGTCAAGCGCTTCCAGCTGGATCAGGACCAGCAGGAAAGTCTGCGGGTTGAGCTGCAGACGCCGAACGGCGCCGTACACATTGCCGGTGAGGGCGAAGGTGCCATCACCGCGCTGGCCAATGCCTGGGAGCGCGAAACCGGCATCCGTATCGACGTGCTGGATTACTCCGAGCATGCCTTGACCGAGGGCACTGAGTCCCGCGCTGCAGCCTACATCCTGCTGGCAGTGGAAGGTCAGCGTATGTGCGGGGTAGCCATCGGTCGTGACGTGGTAAATGCATCCCTGCAGGCGGTCATCAACGCCGCAGCGCAGGTGCCTTCACTGCGTAAAATCGCCTGA
- a CDS encoding energy transducer TonB, which produces MTEPLNPSPAAARASGVHNPMPEAQPPLSLRRASAWGLGLTLVAGVHLALLLPLVKAAPLPANPPAAPEAIMIELAPMPEVVKPEPVPEPVVEPEPEPEPPPPEPEPLPEPPPPPPPEVKPEVVIPPPPPPKPKKVEKKVEKKVEKKVEKPKEQPPKKEQPKAAPPAVQDAPPATPKAPKAVDPGEQQRRVQAQRSWQGDLMAHLAKHKRYPRAARVRRQEGVVYVRFVMDRSGKVLSASLKTSSGFELLDDAALELIQQASPLPAPPDSIPNELVVPIDYNLRR; this is translated from the coding sequence ATGACAGAACCGCTGAACCCTTCCCCCGCAGCAGCCAGAGCTTCTGGGGTGCACAATCCCATGCCTGAAGCCCAGCCGCCGCTGAGTCTGCGCCGTGCCAGTGCCTGGGGGCTGGGCCTGACGCTGGTGGCAGGAGTGCATCTGGCACTGCTGCTGCCACTGGTCAAAGCGGCCCCTCTGCCTGCCAATCCACCGGCGGCACCGGAAGCAATCATGATTGAGCTGGCGCCAATGCCAGAAGTGGTCAAGCCTGAGCCGGTCCCGGAACCCGTTGTGGAGCCGGAACCCGAACCGGAGCCACCACCTCCCGAGCCTGAACCCTTGCCTGAGCCTCCGCCCCCTCCACCACCGGAGGTGAAACCGGAAGTGGTTATTCCTCCGCCACCACCGCCCAAACCGAAGAAGGTGGAAAAAAAGGTAGAGAAGAAAGTCGAGAAGAAAGTAGAAAAGCCAAAGGAACAGCCACCGAAGAAAGAGCAGCCCAAAGCGGCTCCACCTGCAGTGCAGGATGCTCCTCCGGCAACCCCAAAGGCACCGAAAGCCGTTGATCCCGGCGAGCAGCAGCGACGGGTGCAGGCACAGCGTAGCTGGCAGGGAGACCTGATGGCACATCTGGCTAAGCACAAGCGTTATCCTCGAGCGGCCCGGGTAAGGCGTCAGGAAGGTGTGGTCTATGTCCGTTTTGTCATGGACCGTTCTGGCAAGGTGCTGAGTGCTTCACTGAAGACCTCGTCCGGTTTTGAATTGCTGGATGATGCCGCGCTGGAGCTGATCCAGCAGGCCAGTCCGCTACCGGCACCGCCTGACAGTATCCCCAACGAGCTGGTAGTGCCGATCGATTACAACCTGCGCCGCTAG
- the exbD gene encoding TonB system transport protein ExbD, translated as MAGGLHHGDDDLGENHEINVTPFIDVILVLLIIFMVAAPLATVSVPVDLPASSAQPQPHPDKPVYISIQADLSVSVGEEKVPEQGLGAVLDKVTAKDYQQRLFLRADKGVPYGELMKVMDQLRTAGYLKIGLVGLETVGSAQ; from the coding sequence ATGGCAGGTGGACTGCATCACGGTGATGATGATCTGGGTGAGAACCACGAGATCAACGTTACGCCCTTTATCGACGTCATTCTGGTGTTGCTGATCATCTTCATGGTGGCAGCACCGCTGGCCACCGTCAGTGTACCGGTGGATCTGCCTGCCTCGTCGGCACAACCGCAACCTCACCCTGACAAACCCGTCTATATCTCCATTCAGGCGGATCTCAGTGTCAGCGTGGGCGAAGAGAAAGTGCCGGAGCAGGGGCTGGGTGCAGTGCTGGATAAGGTGACTGCGAAGGATTATCAGCAGCGCCTGTTTCTGCGTGCCGATAAAGGCGTGCCTTACGGTGAGCTGATGAAGGTCATGGACCAGCTGCGAACTGCGGGTTATCTGAAAATTGGCCTGGTGGGTCTGGAGACGGTCGGAAGCGCTCAATGA